A genome region from Sphaeramia orbicularis chromosome 19, fSphaOr1.1, whole genome shotgun sequence includes the following:
- the LOC115410310 gene encoding retinoic acid-induced protein 1 yields the protein MEQPPGSLDDLQPQDLSISSLPTVIDLTRKSEECVLNATSLDAVRMVKSPGWYPNSATSSTGLPFSETGSSNIQSGDQIQPDNAFSHTTVTLSYVSRSHVFTAHESLSGHSPLYGVQSISKFSLHPPPSDSEKGLGETDYALNQHYLEHVDRPMDLATQTELFQSLSQAQVGPEDNGQNLKEFNGADVEEHLGDDEAHNLDSLQNGQGDSWSSSEMCAESPPETPNADTKENTESENSDVLFLMSTKQDALVIPRNEGSRDICLLGREFISPLEDPVSPSATSLDDVEDVFILPQASSSPSADNSFLDTADEGDGLRTQEATEPNSTTGDSTPVLHSSDRNKHRRKAVLEPLIDLTEDACMSDVLEENLKKTIHVNGNARALQRTLKEKRLPVRSGRGTRLDAIVMNINSSRYKVSGCIRTNKKSSQTTTSDSTTKSPQKNSTLTQGKRKITAKASFSEKKVKQKTRLKRGQTNNLNTDSCKDSTSDSEIINNSPRSTKQLSPQQSKKKPEDASQQGRSPQTAPIRLKRKCTSESGLQFGVHENSKKLENSPRAENSLEVHVTRISPSKSPKKSQGTAKGKVTRRKASPAAKTKAARTPKRSRKKLKRGQSSFMFSPKEPEIKLKYVNYKEERRETRFDTFSPFIRVESKESSPSLCTIINYPEEVRTQHKKGHQQQGHSSGFVSAVVPSTSCLQLGRPSTHSQHQRLLVCCLCGLSANAMDLGDLHGPYYPEGYQPSTKTPASTSGLKEDEDDDYSDSDSSSCSIRGRRRKCAVPPAPWSLRQGTQLKPKDRLESRQWTDGTGSPAAKRARSDTNCTDVEDWYSPPLLPLEPCEYWLHEDCGIWSAGVFLVKGKVYGLEEAVKVAQETMCSACREPGATLGCFFKGCPNKYHYRCALESDCVLIEENFSMKCKKHKNKTFKAPPGSRWVDR from the exons ATGGAGCAGCCACCTGGCAGCTTAGATGATCTACAACCTCAAGACCTCTCCATCTCCAGCCTCCCCACTGTGATCGACCTGACAAGGAAAAGTGAGGAATGTGTCCTCAACGCCACGTCTCTCGATGCCGTTAGAATGGTCAAGAGCCCCGGCTGGTACCCGAACTCTGCGACCAGCAGCACTGGATTACCCTTCTCAGAAACTGGCTCGTCAAACATCCAATCAGGGGATCAAATTCAACCAGACAATGCCTTCTCCCACACTACAGTCACCCTCTCCTACGTGAGCAGGTCTCATGTGTTTACCGCTCATGAGTCTTTGTCCGGACATTCGCCTTTGTATGGCGTACAGTCTATTAGCAAGTTCTCCCTACACCCTCCACCTAGTGACTCAGAAAAAGGGCTTGGGGAGACTGACTATGCACTGAACCAGCATTATTTAGAACATGTGGACAGGCCTATGGACCTTGCTACTCAGACGGAACTTTTTCAGTCGTTGTCTCAGGCTCAGGTGGGACCAGAGGACAATGGACAGAACCTTAAAGAGTTCAATGGTGCAGATGTGGAAGAGCACCTGGGAGATGATGAGGCTCATAACCTTGATAGTTTACAGAACGGCCAAGGTGACAGCTGGTCAAGTTCAGAAATGTGTGCTGAATCCCCACCAGAGACCCCCAACGCTGACACAAAGGAAAATACAGAAAGTGAGAATTCTGACGTGCTCTTTCTCATGTCTACAAAGCAGGATGCATTGGTTATCCCTCGTAATGAGGGTTCTAGAGACATTTGTTTACTAGGCAGGGAGTTTATCAGTCCTCTGGAGGACCCTGTGTCCCCCTCTGCTACCTCACTGGATGACGTGGAGGATGTGTTCATCCTGCCACAGGCCTCCAGTTCTCCCAGCGCCGACAACTCTTTTCTAGACACAGCTGATGAGGGCGATGGCCTGAGGACACAAGAGGCCACTGAGCCAAACTCTACAACTGGGGATAGTACTCCAGTGTTGCATTCAAGTGACAGAAATAAGCATAGACGGAAAGCGGTGTTGGAGCCACTCATTGACTTGACAGAGGATGCTTGTATGTCTGATGTCTTGGAGGAAAATCTCAAGAAAACAATTCATGTAAATGGGAATGCAAGGGCACTACAGAggactttaaaagaaaaaagactgCCAGTGCGCTCTGGCAGAGGGACACGATTAGACGCTATTGTTATGAACATTAACTCCAGCCGGTATAAAGTGTCAGGATGTATACGAACCAATAAGAAATCTTCCCAAACTACAACTAGTGATTCTACCACAAAAAGTCCACAGAAAAACAGCACCCTGACTCAAGGAAAACGGAAGATCACAGCAAAAGCATCTTTCTCAGAGAAAAAGGTAAAACAAAAAACCAGGCTGAAAAGGGGCCAAACTAATAATCTTAACACTGACAGCTGCAAAGACTCTACCTCTGATTCTGAAATCATTAATAATTCTCCAAGGTCTACAAAACAGCTGAGCCCACAGCAGTCAAAGAAAAAACCTGAGGATGCTTCACAGCAGGGACGCTCTCCACAGACAGCCCCTATTAGATTAAAAAGGAAATGCACATCAGAATCAGGTCTTCAGTTTGGGGTTCATGAAAACTCCAAGAAACTAGAAAATTCCCCTCGTGCAGAAAATTCACTTGAAGTTCATGTGACAAGAATTTCCCCTTCAAAATCTCCAAAGAAAAGCCAAGGCACAGCCAAAGGCAAGGTGACAAGGAGGAAAGCATCTCCTGCTGCCAAGACAAAGGCAGCTCGGACCCCCAAGAGAAGTAGAAAGAAGCTCAAACGTGGACAGTCTTCATTTATGTTTTCTCCGAAGGAGCCTGAGATCAAGTTGAAGTATGTGAACTACAAAGAAGAGAGAAGGGAAACAAGGTTTGACACCTTCTCACCGTTCATCCGTGTAGAGAGTAAAGAGTCATCGCCATCACTGTGCACTATCATCAACTACCCTGAAGAGGTGAGAACGCAGCACAAGAAGGGCCACCAGCAGCAGGGTCACTCCAGTGGCTTTGTTTCGGCAGTTGTTCCCAGCACTTCCTGTCTGCAGCTGGGCCGACCATCCACGCACAGTCAACACCAGCGCTTGCTTGTCTGCTGCTTGTGTGGACTGTCAGCCAATGCCATGGACCTGGGGGACCTCCACGGCCCCTATTACCCTGAAGGGTACCAGCCAAGCACCAAAACACCAGCCAGCACATCAGGACTCAaagaagatgaggatgatgactACAGTGATTCAGACTCCTCATCTTGCAGTATCCGAGGTAGGAGGAGGAAGTGTGCCGTCCCACCAGCTCCGTGGTCTCTCAGGCAAGGAACCCAGCTGAAGCCGAAAGACCGCCTCGAAAGCCGCCAGTGGACTGACGGCACTGGCAGCCCTGCGGCAAAGCGGGCGCGCTCAGACACCAACTGTACAGATGTAGAAGACTGGTACAGCCCACCTTTGCTGCCTTTGGAGCCCTGCGAGTACTGGCTCCACGAAGACTGTGGCATCTGGTCGGCAGGAGTGTTCCTCGTGAAGGGCAAAGTCTACGGGCTGGAGGAGGCTGTCAAAGTGGCCCAGGAGACG atgtgctcGGCCTGCCGTGAACCAGGCGCCACACTGGGCTGCTTCTTTAAAGGCTGTCCCAACAAGTACCACTACAGGTGTGCTCTGGAGTCAG ACTGCGTCCTCATTGAAGAAAATTTCTCCATGAAGTGTAAAAAGCACAAG AACAAGACATTCAAAGCCCCTCCAGGCAGCAGATGGGTTGACAGGTGA